Proteins encoded within one genomic window of Misgurnus anguillicaudatus chromosome 18, ASM2758022v2, whole genome shotgun sequence:
- the LOC129430742 gene encoding uncharacterized protein: MSVFRIKERRLAFQRVTGSTLHCCVPLCTVSSNYNKVISFHAFPVDAAVRAKWMQNIRRDDFNPTQNTRVCSRHFKQTDLNVTAGGLRRLKKGAVPVYFSWNGYKLPAPRPSVWERRPRAESPAPESDSDSEMDTEMAIDHDYCVVPETGARASNLADENEALRRQIRELQQQLEAQKLRQRFGIDRLSTSDENMRFYTRFASYKSFMAFWKLIEPAVIHKMVRITSAKTASASISTVHHPTTKLRPIDELLLFLMYLSVGFPLNDLAERFSIHRTTASRIISTWTHFLYCLLGSQRLWIPPEVVRAHLPPEFADFSDTQVVLDCTEIFCQTPSSLLLQTEVFSTYKSHTTFKAMIGMAPHGAVTFVSGLYAGSMSDREIFKLSGIIKLLKPGMAIMVDKGFVVDNLAPCKVYRPAFLSNKRQMSREDVRQTQSIARLRVHVERCIRRVKENKLFDKDIPLSICGNIDELFSVACFLVSYQNGPLVKAWATPQ, encoded by the exons ATGAGTGTTTTTAGAATTAAAGAGAGGCGACTTGCCTTTCAGAGAGTTACAGGCTCAACACTTCATTGTTGTGTGCCATTATGTACCGTTTCGTCAAACTACAACAAAGTAATCAGCTTTCATGCATTCCCCGTTGATGCTGCGGTACGGGCTAAGTGGATGCAAAATATCCGGAGGGATGACTTCAACCCGACCCAAAACACCCGGGTCTGTAGTCGGCATTTTAAGCAGACTGATTTAAATGTGACTGCCGGGGGGTTGAGGAGGCTGAAGAAGGGAGCCGTACCAGTTTACTTTTCGTGGAATGGGTACAAACTACCTGCGCCCCGACCGAGCGTCTGGGAACGGCGTCCGCGGGCCGAGAGTCCCGCACCAGAGTCAGACTCGGACTCGGAGATGGATACCGAAATGGCCATAGATCATGACTACTGTGTAGTCCCTGAAACAGGAGCGAGGGCGAGTAATTTGGCAGACGAGAATGAAGCCCTACGTCGCCAGATCAGAGAGCTACAACAGCAGTTAGAAGCCCAGAAACTTCGCCAGCGTTTTGGGATAGATCGCCTGTCTACATCAGATGAGAACATGCGCTTTTATACCAGGTTTGCGTCCTACAAGAGTTTCATGGCATTTTGGAAATTAATTGAACCTGCTGTGATCCACAAGATGGTGCGCATAACCAGTGCCAAGACAGCTTCTGCCAGCATCAGCACAGTCCATCACCCAACAACG AAACTGAGACCCATTGATGAGTTGCTGCTGTTCCTGATGTATCTGTCAGTGGGTTTTCCTCTCAATGACCTTGCAGAGAGGTTCAGCATTCACCGCACTACTGCAAGTCGGATCATCTCCACATGGACTCATTTTCTGTACTGCCTGCTGGGAAGCCAGCGCCTTTGGATTCCTCCAGAGGTAGTGAGAGCTCACCTCCCACCTGAGTTTGCAGATTTTTCAGATACACAGGTAGTCCTCGATTGTACAGAGATATTCTGTCAGACGCCATCCTCTCTGCTCCTTCAAACTGAGGTGTTTTCTACCTACAAATCGCACACAACATTCAAGGCTATGATTGGCATGGCACCCCACGGTGCTGTCACTTTTGTGTCTGGGCTATATGCAGGCTCTATGAGTGATCGCGAGATCTTTAAGCTGTCTGGGATTATAAAGCTTTTAAAGCCAGGTATGGCGATCATGGTGGACAAAGGTTTTGTTGTGGACAACCTTGCTCCTTGTAAGGTGTACCGGCCTGCCTTTCTCAGCAACAAACGACAAATGAGTCGAGAGGATGTCAGACAAACACAGTCAATTGCACGTCTGAGAGTGCATGTGGAGAGGTGCATAAGGAGAGTGAAAGAAAACAAACTGTTTGACAAGGACATACCACTGTCTATATGCGGGAACATTGATGAATTGTTCAGTGTGGCCTGCTTCCTGGTCAGTTATCAGAATGGGCCGTTAGTGAAGGCATGGGCAACTCCCCAATGA
- the LOC129430744 gene encoding uncharacterized protein isoform X2 produces MRKHEKPHDLRITFEDSSPIQIAVAECSCVAGTALCNHSVALLYQTTKYSTLQLKAVPPVLSCTETEQRWHKPRRLGVKPGRVGNMVFISTKPKSRQYTAADGVRSKRYKAVRGDLPDPDSLKVDEAYQDFAAELAPLITTLSISSDVPLVDSTFGTVQEGSPISYQHPLPVSRVIIHHPDAPPPPPLPLDGHRLDPTTCSFVCTHQQHLNVMSLNITFDMARSIEMATREQSGSAEWHSLRKMRITSSRFREVCHVRGHSSAENLAERIRKGGVQTALMKRGLALEPEAIQQYARIKNVNYWPSGFVIHPDAPWLGSSPDGVVFDRTEAPPFGLVEVKCPNLKSYVDSGCLHMQSGALRLKPSHSYYWQVQGQLLITGMQWCDFVVFAEEDLFVQRIYTDAEVARVIRERGDFFFFYHYLI; encoded by the exons ATGAGGAAGCATGAGAAGCCTCACGACCTCAGA ATTACTTTTGAGGACAGCTCACCGATTCAAATAGCGGTGGCTGAGTGCTCCTGTGTGGCTGGAACCGCTCTCTGCAACCACAGTGTTGCACTACTGTATCAGACCACAAAATACTCTACGCTACAACTAAAAGCAGTACCACCTGTCCTCAGCTGCACAGAAACTGAGCAGCGATGGCATAAACCACGAAGATTG GGTGTGAAACCAGGCAGAGTGGGTAACATGGTATTCATCTCAACCAAACCCAAGTCAAGACAGTACACAGCTGCTGATGGTGTAAG GAGCAAGCGCTACAAAGCAGTGCGGGGTGACTTGCCAGACCCAGATTCCCTGAAGGTTGACGAGGCATACCAGGACTTCGCGGCAGAACTTGCTCCGCTAATCACTACACTCTCGATAAGCAGTGATGTCCCTCTTGTTGATTCAACCTTTGGGACCGTTCAAGAAGGGAGCCCCATTTCATATCAGCACCCATTGCCAGTGAGTAGGGTAATCATCCACCACCCAGACGCACCCCCTCCACCACCCCTGCCGTTAGATGGTCACAGGCTGGACCCAACCACATGTTCCTTTGTGTGCACTCACCAACAACACCTTAATGTAATGTCCCTTAACATTACTTTTGACATGGCAAGATCCATCGAGATGGCTACGAGAGAACAGAGTGGCAGCGCAGAGTGGCACAGCCTGAGGAAGATGAGGATCACTTCATCCAGGTTCCGTGAGGTGTGCCATGTCCGAGGTCACAGCTCTGCAGAGAACCTTGCAGAACGCATCCGCAAAGGTGGGGTTCAGACAGCCTTGATGAAGAGGGGGCTGGCACTGGAGCCAGAAGCTATTCAGCAATATGCCCGCATTAAAAACGTCAACTACTGGCCATCAGGATTTGTCATCCATCCAGATGCTCCCTGGCTCGGATCCTCTCCAGATGGTGTCGTTTTTGATCGAACGGAGGCACCACCGTTCGGGCTGGTGGAGGTGAAATGCCCCAACTTGAAGAGCTATGTTGACTCTGGTTGCCTGCACATGCAGAGTGGCGCCTTGCGTCTGAAGCCAAGCCACAGCTACTATTGGCAGGTGCAAGGCCAACTGCTTATCACTGGAATGCAGTGGTGTGATTTTGTGGTTTTTGCAGAGGAGGACCTTTTTGTACAAAGAATTTATACAGATGCAGAGGTTGCTAGGGTTATAAGGGAGAGGGgggattttttctttttctatcATTACCTGatctga
- the LOC129430744 gene encoding uncharacterized protein isoform X1: MDALPPGVNGKRGTRCTFQVLLTTMKITFEDSSPIQIAVAECSCVAGTALCNHSVALLYQTTKYSTLQLKAVPPVLSCTETEQRWHKPRRLGVKPGRVGNMVFISTKPKSRQYTAADGVRSKRYKAVRGDLPDPDSLKVDEAYQDFAAELAPLITTLSISSDVPLVDSTFGTVQEGSPISYQHPLPVSRVIIHHPDAPPPPPLPLDGHRLDPTTCSFVCTHQQHLNVMSLNITFDMARSIEMATREQSGSAEWHSLRKMRITSSRFREVCHVRGHSSAENLAERIRKGGVQTALMKRGLALEPEAIQQYARIKNVNYWPSGFVIHPDAPWLGSSPDGVVFDRTEAPPFGLVEVKCPNLKSYVDSGCLHMQSGALRLKPSHSYYWQVQGQLLITGMQWCDFVVFAEEDLFVQRIYTDAEVARVIRERGDFFFFYHYLI, translated from the exons ATGGATGCTCTGCCCCCCGGAGTAAACGGGAAAAGGGGTACAAGATGTACCTTTCAAGTTTTATTGACAACTATGAAG ATTACTTTTGAGGACAGCTCACCGATTCAAATAGCGGTGGCTGAGTGCTCCTGTGTGGCTGGAACCGCTCTCTGCAACCACAGTGTTGCACTACTGTATCAGACCACAAAATACTCTACGCTACAACTAAAAGCAGTACCACCTGTCCTCAGCTGCACAGAAACTGAGCAGCGATGGCATAAACCACGAAGATTG GGTGTGAAACCAGGCAGAGTGGGTAACATGGTATTCATCTCAACCAAACCCAAGTCAAGACAGTACACAGCTGCTGATGGTGTAAG GAGCAAGCGCTACAAAGCAGTGCGGGGTGACTTGCCAGACCCAGATTCCCTGAAGGTTGACGAGGCATACCAGGACTTCGCGGCAGAACTTGCTCCGCTAATCACTACACTCTCGATAAGCAGTGATGTCCCTCTTGTTGATTCAACCTTTGGGACCGTTCAAGAAGGGAGCCCCATTTCATATCAGCACCCATTGCCAGTGAGTAGGGTAATCATCCACCACCCAGACGCACCCCCTCCACCACCCCTGCCGTTAGATGGTCACAGGCTGGACCCAACCACATGTTCCTTTGTGTGCACTCACCAACAACACCTTAATGTAATGTCCCTTAACATTACTTTTGACATGGCAAGATCCATCGAGATGGCTACGAGAGAACAGAGTGGCAGCGCAGAGTGGCACAGCCTGAGGAAGATGAGGATCACTTCATCCAGGTTCCGTGAGGTGTGCCATGTCCGAGGTCACAGCTCTGCAGAGAACCTTGCAGAACGCATCCGCAAAGGTGGGGTTCAGACAGCCTTGATGAAGAGGGGGCTGGCACTGGAGCCAGAAGCTATTCAGCAATATGCCCGCATTAAAAACGTCAACTACTGGCCATCAGGATTTGTCATCCATCCAGATGCTCCCTGGCTCGGATCCTCTCCAGATGGTGTCGTTTTTGATCGAACGGAGGCACCACCGTTCGGGCTGGTGGAGGTGAAATGCCCCAACTTGAAGAGCTATGTTGACTCTGGTTGCCTGCACATGCAGAGTGGCGCCTTGCGTCTGAAGCCAAGCCACAGCTACTATTGGCAGGTGCAAGGCCAACTGCTTATCACTGGAATGCAGTGGTGTGATTTTGTGGTTTTTGCAGAGGAGGACCTTTTTGTACAAAGAATTTATACAGATGCAGAGGTTGCTAGGGTTATAAGGGAGAGGGgggattttttctttttctatcATTACCTGatctga